The Diaminobutyricimonas aerilata nucleotide sequence CCGTCGACTGCTGCAGGCCGTCCCCGTCTTCTTCGGGACCACGTTCCTCATCTACTTCATGGTGTTCGCCCTGCCGGGCGATCCCATCGTCGCTCTCTTCGGGGAGCGCACGCCGAACCCGGCGGTTCTCGAGCGTCTCAGGGCTGAGTACAACCTCGACAAGCCGTTCATCGTGCAGTACCTGCTGTACATCGGCAACATCTTCCAGGGCGACTTCGGCACCTCGTTCTCGGGTCAGCCCGTCTCGAGCATCCTCGCCCAGGCGTTCCCGGTCACCCTCCGTCTCGCGGTCATGGCGATCATCATCGAGATGATCGCGGGCATCCTGGTCGGCCTCATCAGCGGCCTCCGCAAGGGCGGCTGGTTCGACGCGTCGGCCCTCGCGCTCAGCCTCCTGCTGATCTCGGTGCCCATCTTCGTTCTCGCGTTCGTCGCCCAGTACTTCCTCGGCGTGCAATGGGGTCTGTTCAGACCGACGGTCGGTGGGGGTGCACCGATCCAAGACCTTGTGCTGCCGGCCATCGTGCTCGCGACGATCAGCTTCGCCCAGATCGTGCGCCTCACCCGCTCCGGCGTCATCGAGACGGCGCAGCTCGACTTCGTGCGCACCGCCTACGGCAAGGGACTGTCGCGGAACCGCGTCGTCCCTGTGCACGTGTTGCGCAACTCGCTCATCCCCGTCGTCACCTACCTCGGCGTCGACTTCGGTGTGCTCATCGTCGGAGCGACCGTCACGGAGGGCATCTTCAACGTGCCCGGTGTCGGACGCACCCTCTTCCAGGCCATCGTGCGCGGTGAAGGACCGACCGTCGT carries:
- a CDS encoding ABC transporter permease, coding for MTGYIVRRLLQAVPVFFGTTFLIYFMVFALPGDPIVALFGERTPNPAVLERLRAEYNLDKPFIVQYLLYIGNIFQGDFGTSFSGQPVSSILAQAFPVTLRLAVMAIIIEMIAGILVGLISGLRKGGWFDASALALSLLLISVPIFVLAFVAQYFLGVQWGLFRPTVGGGAPIQDLVLPAIVLATISFAQIVRLTRSGVIETAQLDFVRTAYGKGLSRNRVVPVHVLRNSLIPVVTYLGVDFGVLIVGATVTEGIFNVPGVGRTLFQAIVRGEGPTVVSFVTVMVLLYLLVNLAIDLLYGVLDPRIRYAK